DNA sequence from the uncultured Ilyobacter sp. genome:
AGTACTTTTAAAAATCCTAGCTGAATCATCTCTGGCTTAAGGGAATATACATAATCAAAGGAATTTTTGAAAGTATCATAATCTTCATATGGCAGACCTGCTATAAGGTCTAGATGGAGGTGAATGTTATCTTTTATTCTCAAAACATTGTTTTTCAATTTTACCAAATCATTTTCTCTTTTTATAGCATTCATGGTTTTTTCATTTATTGTCTGTACTCCTATTTCAAACTGAAAAAAACCTGTGGGAACCTTTTCTAAAAATTCTATGGTCTCCTCATCAAATAAGTCTCCGCTTATTTCAAAATGAAAAGTAACTTCTTCTCTGTAATTTTCCAACAAAAACTTCCATAAATTCATATACCTTCTTTTGTCTATGTTAAAGGTTCGATCAACAAACTTTATTAGGGTAATGCCTGCATGAAGAAACTTCTTTAAATCTTTTTTTACTCTATCTAAAGAAAAGTAACGTACATTTTTATCTAAAGATGACATGCAGTAGGAACATTCAAAAGGACATCCCCTTGAAGATTCATAATATAATATCTTATTTTTAGAATTTTTAAGTTCTTCTTCAGAATAGGGGAAAGGCACCTCATCTAGATCAATGATAGGAGACTGATAACCGTTAAATTTTATTTGATCATCTTTTCTGTAATAGACACCTTTTACATCCTCTATACCCTTACTTAGAAACTCAAGGGTGGTTTTTTCTCCCTCACCAACTATTATAAAGTCTATCTCAGAATTTTCGTTCATTATTTCAGCTGTGAGGTAACTCACTTCAGGGCCACCTAGTATTACAGCAGTGTCTGGCATAATTTTTTTTATCTCTTTTACCAGCTTAAATACAAACTCCTTATTCCATATGTATGTGGAAAATATTATTTTTTCTGGATTTTTTTCAAAAATATCCATAAGAATAGCAGAAAGCTGATTATTTATGCTGCTCTCATAAATCTCTAATTTCAAGGAACTGTAATTTTCAACGTAATTTTTTATATATCTTATAGCCAGGTTGGTGTGCACATACTGGCTGTTTATTCCTACCAAAAGTATTTTACCCATAAATTACCTCTTCTTTTCATTATCTTTTTGAAATTTAATATGTTCATCATAAGTTTTACTGAAATAATGACTTCCGTCTCCCTTTGCAACAAAAAATAAATACTCTGTCTCAAGGGGGTTGAAGGCAGCCTCTATAGACAGGTAATCTGGATTGCATATAGGGGCTGGTGGCAGTCCTCTATACATATATGTATTATAGGGGGAGTCTATTTCCAAGTCCTTGTAGTACATCCTCCTCTTGCTGTATCCATAGAGATAATTTACTGTCGCATCTGAAGCGAGGTTCATCCCTATCTTGAGTCTATTATGAAAAACTGAGGATATCAACTTTTTTTCATCTTTCAACTGAGCTTCTCTCTCTACTATAGAGGCTAAAATAAGCATTTTATAGAATTCTTCCCTGTCTGGGTATTTTTCTTCAGGGAATTTTTTCAAAAACTCTCCCAAGAAAATATCAGCTATCTCATTTTCACTAGAACCTTCAGGTATAAAATAAGTTTCAGGGTAAAAATATCCTTCGAAATTTCCACCAGGTGTAGGGTAATAAAAATCTTTTTCTGATAAAATCTCCTCAAAAGCTTTTCTATCCACAAGCTTATTTTTTTCTAGAGAATCTAATATTTCACCATAGGAATACCCCTCTGGAATTGTAAATTTAACCATTTTGTATCTTCCCTCTTCTAAGAGGTCTACTAAATCCTTTATACTATAATCTCCATTGAGCTCATAATAACCCGCCTTTATATCCCTACCGCCTTTTCTCATCTTCACATATATTTTAAATATTATATTTTCTGATATAGGGAGGGACCTTAGGGATGTCTTCAGCGGAAGTTTTTTATCAATCT
Encoded proteins:
- a CDS encoding B12-binding domain-containing radical SAM protein; translation: MGKILLVGINSQYVHTNLAIRYIKNYVENYSSLKLEIYESSINNQLSAILMDIFEKNPEKIIFSTYIWNKEFVFKLVKEIKKIMPDTAVILGGPEVSYLTAEIMNENSEIDFIIVGEGEKTTLEFLSKGIEDVKGVYYRKDDQIKFNGYQSPIIDLDEVPFPYSEEELKNSKNKILYYESSRGCPFECSYCMSSLDKNVRYFSLDRVKKDLKKFLHAGITLIKFVDRTFNIDKRRYMNLWKFLLENYREEVTFHFEISGDLFDEETIEFLEKVPTGFFQFEIGVQTINEKTMNAIKRENDLVKLKNNVLRIKDNIHLHLDLIAGLPYEDYDTFKNSFDYVYSLKPEMIQLGFLKVLKGTLIFGQVETYGYKFLNFPPYEVLSNEFISYGELTDLKKIETVLDYYYNSENYPKSIEYILKNHYERSFDFYEDLARYYDSRGHFKVSHKQVSIFNHLYEFYVYKGFYDIEIFTEYLKYDYLTLGKPGSYPYWIESVKNKEKYNEILKKMHFKSIREGHNKTEFEKFKYNVISDEAKEVEILFIYNRKETKIQEY
- the mltG gene encoding endolytic transglycosylase MltG, which translates into the protein MKKLWLNWVVLIFLSVIVFLFWGINFNKRHYSQILEIDKKLPLKTSLRSLPISENIIFKIYVKMRKGGRDIKAGYYELNGDYSIKDLVDLLEEGRYKMVKFTIPEGYSYGEILDSLEKNKLVDRKAFEEILSEKDFYYPTPGGNFEGYFYPETYFIPEGSSENEIADIFLGEFLKKFPEEKYPDREEFYKMLILASIVEREAQLKDEKKLISSVFHNRLKIGMNLASDATVNYLYGYSKRRMYYKDLEIDSPYNTYMYRGLPPAPICNPDYLSIEAAFNPLETEYLFFVAKGDGSHYFSKTYDEHIKFQKDNEKKR